A region from the Canis lupus dingo isolate Sandy chromosome 9, ASM325472v2, whole genome shotgun sequence genome encodes:
- the LOC112655103 gene encoding cytochrome c oxidase assembly protein COX11, mitochondrial: MGGLWRPPWRPVAFCGWRWSHRGFAARAAERVVPRLRPGTSGAGGAETALRRLGTWRRPSPAPELALQPPPRRPKSTNPFTRAQEEDWRRRNKTVLTYVAAAAVGMLGASYAAVPLYRLYCQTTGLGGSAVAGHASDQIENMVPVKDRIIKVTFNADVHASLQWNFRPQQTEIYVVPGETALAFYKAKNPTDKPVIGISTYNVVPFEAGQYFNKIQCFCFEEQRLNPQEEVDMPVFFYIDPEFAEDPRMVNVDLITLSYTFFEAKEGQQLPVPGYH, from the exons ATGGGAGGGCTCTGGCGTCCCCCGTGGAGACCCGTTGCCTTCTGTGGCTGGCGCTGGAGCCACCGTGGCTTCGCGGCCAGGGCCGCGGAGAGGGTAGTGCCCCGTCTCAGGCCGGGAACGAGTGGGGCAGGAGGTGCTGAGACGGCGCTGAGGCGCCTCGGGACCTGGAGGCGCCCGAGCCCGGCCCCGGAGCTGGCGCTGCAGCCCCCGCCGCGGCGGCCGAAGAGCACGAACCCTTTCACTCGCGCGCAGGAGGAGGACTGGCGGCGTCGGAACAAGACGGTGCTCACGTACGTGGCCGCGGCCGCCGTGGGCATGCTGGGAGCGTCCTACGCCGCTGTACCCCTTTATCGGCTGTATTGCCAG ACTACTGGTCTTGGAGGGTCAGCAGTAGCAGGTCATGCATCAGACCAGATTGAAAACATGGTGCCTGTTAAGGATCGAATTATTAAAGTCACCTTTAATGCAGATGTGCATGCAAGTCTCCAGTGGAATTTTAGACCTCAGCAAACAGaaatatat GTAGTACCAGGAGAGACTGCACTGGCGTTTTATAAAGCTAAGAATCCTACAGACAAACCAGTAATTGGAATTTCTACATACAATGTTGTACCATTTGAAGCTGGACAGTATTTCAATAAAATACAG TGCTTCTGTTTTGAGGAACAAAGGCTTAATCCACAAGAGGAAGTAGATATGCCAGTGTTTTTCTACATTGATCCTGAATTTGCTGAAGATCCAAGAATGGTGAATGTTGATCTCATCACTCTTTCTTATACGTTTTTTGAAGCAAAGGAGGGGCAGCAGTTGCCGGTTCCAGGCTATCATTGA